From the Nocardiopsis changdeensis genome, one window contains:
- a CDS encoding GtrA family protein → MRAFPTRHPRLAALIAQLGKFGSVGAVAYVVQLAVTNLLWETAGMAALPGQVLGTLVSIAVAFVGNRFWTFADRARTGYGRETLLFLAMNGVGLLIQLGCQAFSVYVLGFDDPLSRNIAGNVVGVGLGTLFRFFSYRTWVFPERPAGVRESA, encoded by the coding sequence GTGCGCGCGTTCCCGACCCGGCACCCGCGGCTCGCCGCGCTCATCGCCCAGCTGGGCAAGTTCGGCTCCGTGGGGGCCGTGGCGTACGTGGTGCAGCTGGCCGTCACCAACCTCCTCTGGGAGACGGCGGGGATGGCCGCGCTGCCCGGGCAGGTCCTGGGGACGCTGGTGTCGATCGCGGTGGCGTTCGTGGGGAACCGGTTCTGGACGTTCGCCGACCGGGCCCGGACCGGGTACGGGCGGGAAACGCTGCTGTTCCTGGCGATGAACGGGGTGGGGCTGCTCATCCAGTTGGGCTGCCAGGCGTTCTCGGTGTACGTGCTGGGGTTCGACGACCCGCTGTCGCGCAACATCGCGGGCAACGTGGTGGGCGTGGGGCTGGGCACGCTGTTCCGGTTCTTCTCCTACCGGACGTGGGTGTTCCCCGAGCGGCCCGCCGGGGTCCGGGAGAGCGCCTGA
- a CDS encoding 5-(carboxyamino)imidazole ribonucleotide synthase: MSERNRTVPRVGMVGGGQLSRMTHQAAIALGVDFGILSTGPAESAALVCGNVTLGDDRGLDDVLAFAKANDVVTFDHEHVPEPVLRAVEEQGGLLRPGRDPLRFAQDKLRMRTRLTELGAPAPRWRAVSSPEHVTAFAAETGWPAVLKAARGGYDGKGVWVVDDAAEAAGVVERAAAEGVPLLVEEKVAFERELAVQVARSPHGQVAVYPVVETVQRDGICHEVIAPAPGLPEEKATRAQQLAIEIAHALDVTGVLAVELFETADGVVVNELAMRPHNSGHWTIEGARTSQFEQHLRAVLDLPLGSPRTNAPYTVMANLLGGEDPEVYRRYLHVMAADPEIKIHFYGKDVRPGRKIGHVTVTGDDHRDLLERARAAADYLRGDDQ, from the coding sequence GTGAGCGAGCGTAACCGCACCGTCCCCCGCGTGGGAATGGTGGGAGGGGGGCAACTCTCCCGCATGACCCACCAGGCCGCGATCGCACTGGGGGTGGACTTCGGGATCCTGTCCACCGGCCCCGCCGAGAGCGCCGCCCTGGTGTGCGGGAACGTCACCCTCGGCGACGACCGCGGGCTCGACGACGTCCTGGCCTTCGCCAAGGCCAACGACGTGGTGACCTTCGACCACGAGCACGTCCCCGAGCCGGTGCTGCGCGCGGTGGAGGAGCAGGGCGGCCTGCTGCGCCCGGGCCGCGACCCGCTGCGCTTCGCCCAGGACAAGCTCCGCATGCGCACCCGCCTCACCGAGCTGGGCGCCCCGGCCCCGCGCTGGCGCGCCGTCTCCTCCCCGGAGCACGTCACCGCGTTCGCCGCCGAGACCGGGTGGCCGGCCGTCCTCAAGGCCGCCCGCGGCGGCTACGACGGCAAGGGCGTCTGGGTGGTGGACGACGCCGCCGAGGCCGCCGGGGTCGTGGAGCGCGCGGCCGCCGAGGGCGTCCCGCTGCTGGTGGAGGAGAAGGTCGCGTTCGAGCGCGAACTCGCGGTCCAGGTGGCCCGCTCCCCGCACGGGCAGGTCGCCGTCTACCCGGTGGTGGAGACCGTGCAGCGCGACGGCATCTGCCACGAGGTGATCGCCCCGGCCCCGGGCCTGCCGGAGGAGAAGGCCACCCGCGCCCAGCAGCTGGCCATCGAGATCGCCCACGCCCTGGACGTCACCGGCGTGCTCGCGGTGGAGCTGTTCGAGACGGCCGACGGCGTGGTCGTCAACGAACTGGCGATGCGGCCGCACAACTCCGGCCACTGGACCATCGAGGGCGCCCGCACCTCCCAGTTCGAGCAGCACCTGCGCGCCGTGCTGGACCTGCCCCTGGGCTCGCCCCGCACCAACGCCCCCTACACCGTCATGGCCAACCTGCTGGGAGGCGAGGACCCCGAGGTCTACCGCCGCTACCTGCACGTGATGGCCGCCGACCCCGAGATCAAGATCCACTTCTACGGCAAGGACGTGCGTCCGGGCCGCAAGATCGGGCATGTGACAGTGACCGGCGACGACCACCGCGACCTGCTGGAGCGGGCCCGCGCCGCCGCCGACTACCTGCGAGGAGACGACCAGTGA
- the purE gene encoding 5-(carboxyamino)imidazole ribonucleotide mutase — translation MGSDSDWPVMREAAEALREFGVPFEADVVSAHRMPHEMVSYGADAAGRGLKAIIAGAGGAAHLPGMLASVTTLPVIGVPVPLKYLDGMDSLLSIVQMPAGVPVATVAVGAARNAGLLAVRMLAVHDPALAEKMAEFQVELREQAHAKGERLRREVAEGSRPAGFGL, via the coding sequence ATGGGCTCGGACTCCGACTGGCCGGTGATGCGGGAGGCGGCCGAGGCCCTGCGCGAGTTCGGCGTCCCCTTCGAGGCCGACGTGGTGTCGGCGCACCGGATGCCGCACGAGATGGTGTCCTACGGCGCCGACGCGGCGGGCCGGGGCCTGAAGGCGATCATCGCCGGGGCGGGCGGGGCCGCCCACCTGCCGGGCATGCTGGCCTCGGTGACGACGCTGCCGGTCATCGGCGTCCCGGTGCCGCTCAAGTACCTGGACGGGATGGACTCGCTGCTGTCCATCGTGCAGATGCCCGCCGGGGTGCCGGTGGCGACGGTGGCCGTGGGCGCCGCCCGCAACGCGGGCCTGCTGGCGGTGCGGATGCTGGCGGTGCACGACCCCGCGCTGGCGGAGAAGATGGCGGAGTTCCAGGTGGAGCTGCGCGAGCAGGCGCACGCCAAGGGCGAGCGGCTGCGCCGCGAGGTCGCCGAGGGCTCCCGGCCGGCCGGATTCGGCCTGTAG
- a CDS encoding TetR/AcrR family transcriptional regulator, which yields MSQREDLLAGARRCLVEKGYAKTTARDIAAASGAHLASIGYHFGSKDALMNAAVLEASGEWGDVFTRAVRASRAEAPEDRMRVLLTSLLETLPEQRDLLVSSVQAFGQAQFDESMRAALAAGIDEGRRELAALVLDLPADGIDPAVVAGVGSVLYNLVAGYVLQYLVAPDSLPTAEQALAGLRALTAPS from the coding sequence ATGAGTCAACGTGAGGACCTGCTCGCCGGAGCGCGGCGCTGCCTGGTCGAGAAGGGCTATGCCAAGACCACGGCGCGCGACATCGCGGCCGCCTCGGGCGCGCACCTGGCCTCGATCGGCTACCACTTCGGCTCCAAGGACGCGCTGATGAACGCCGCGGTCCTGGAGGCCAGCGGCGAGTGGGGCGACGTCTTCACGCGGGCGGTCCGCGCCTCCCGGGCCGAGGCCCCCGAGGACCGGATGCGGGTCCTGCTCACCTCGCTGCTGGAGACCCTCCCCGAGCAGCGCGACCTGCTGGTCTCCAGCGTCCAGGCCTTCGGCCAAGCCCAGTTCGACGAGTCCATGCGGGCCGCCCTGGCCGCCGGGATCGACGAGGGCCGCCGGGAGCTGGCCGCGCTCGTCCTGGACCTCCCCGCGGACGGGATCGACCCGGCCGTCGTCGCCGGGGTGGGCTCCGTCCTCTACAACCTCGTGGCCGGCTACGTGCTCCAGTACCTGGTGGCCCCCGACTCCCTGCCCACCGCCGAACAGGCGCTGGCCGGGCTGCGCGCCCTCACCGCGCCCTCCTGA
- a CDS encoding MFS transporter has protein sequence MTTEHPPRAARALAGLVFLLIPALLVSMDLSILFVAAPAIAEDLAPTATQWLWMLDVYGFVLAGLLVAMGSLGDRIGRRRLLLAGAALFGAASALLALADSAGWFIAGRVLLGAAGATLAPSTLSLIRSLFADPRQRATAVGAWTVAFTGGSVLGPILGGALLEFLPWNSVFLVNLPFMALLLAGAPFLIPESRDPRPGGFDLLGAATSLVAVLGLVNAVKRFAEHGADPYAAASLAAGALFLVLFVVRQRRSAHPLIDVGLFARPTFAAAVGGNTAVSFAAAGMGALTFTFLQTVHGLSPLVAALSSLPVFVGTLLGAVLAGTLAHRVRPGFLMAGGLATGAAGFGTVASLEADTSLWVLIAGYTVITLGVGVVATLANTLVLASAPPERAGAAAGISETSTEFGAALGIAVLGTAAAGVYRDAMLAGGATGPAAETVAGAVAGAPAAPDPGALLELAFAAQTSGFTTAALTGAAVLAAVSAVVAVALRRLPPGTGEPAPGERAQETV, from the coding sequence ATGACGACCGAACACCCTCCCCGCGCCGCGCGCGCCCTGGCCGGGCTGGTCTTCCTGCTCATCCCGGCCCTGCTCGTGTCCATGGACCTGTCGATCCTCTTCGTGGCCGCGCCCGCCATCGCCGAGGACCTGGCCCCCACGGCCACCCAGTGGCTGTGGATGCTGGACGTCTACGGCTTCGTCCTCGCCGGCCTCCTGGTCGCCATGGGCTCCCTCGGCGACCGGATCGGCCGCCGCCGGCTCCTGCTCGCCGGCGCCGCGCTCTTCGGCGCGGCCTCCGCGCTGCTCGCCCTGGCCGACAGCGCCGGCTGGTTCATCGCGGGCCGGGTCCTGCTCGGCGCCGCCGGCGCCACCCTCGCCCCCTCCACGCTGTCCCTCATCCGCTCCCTGTTCGCCGACCCCCGGCAGCGGGCCACCGCGGTCGGCGCCTGGACCGTCGCCTTCACCGGGGGCAGTGTCCTGGGACCCATCCTCGGCGGGGCGCTGCTGGAGTTCCTCCCGTGGAACTCGGTGTTCCTGGTCAACCTGCCGTTCATGGCGCTGCTGCTGGCCGGCGCCCCGTTCCTGATCCCGGAGTCGCGCGACCCCCGCCCCGGCGGATTCGACCTCCTCGGCGCGGCCACCTCGCTGGTCGCGGTGCTGGGCCTGGTCAACGCGGTCAAACGGTTCGCCGAACACGGGGCCGACCCCTACGCAGCCGCCTCCCTGGCGGCGGGCGCCCTGTTCCTGGTGCTGTTCGTCGTCCGCCAGCGCCGCTCCGCCCACCCGCTCATCGACGTGGGCCTGTTCGCCCGCCCGACGTTCGCCGCGGCCGTCGGCGGCAACACCGCGGTCTCCTTCGCCGCCGCCGGGATGGGCGCGCTCACCTTCACCTTCCTCCAGACGGTCCACGGGCTGAGCCCCCTCGTCGCCGCGCTGTCCTCACTGCCCGTCTTCGTCGGCACCCTGCTGGGGGCGGTCCTGGCCGGGACCCTCGCCCACCGGGTCCGCCCCGGGTTCCTGATGGCCGGCGGCCTGGCGACGGGCGCCGCCGGCTTCGGCACCGTCGCGAGCCTGGAGGCGGACACCTCCCTGTGGGTGCTCATCGCGGGATACACCGTGATCACCCTCGGCGTCGGCGTGGTCGCCACCCTGGCCAACACGCTCGTGCTGGCCTCCGCCCCGCCCGAGCGCGCGGGGGCGGCGGCCGGAATCTCCGAGACGAGCACCGAGTTCGGTGCGGCCCTTGGCATCGCCGTCCTGGGCACGGCGGCCGCGGGCGTCTACCGCGACGCCATGCTGGCCGGGGGAGCCACCGGCCCGGCCGCCGAGACCGTCGCCGGAGCGGTGGCCGGGGCCCCCGCGGCGCCCGACCCCGGGGCCCTGCTGGAGCTCGCCTTCGCCGCGCAGACCTCGGGGTTCACCACGGCGGCCCTCACCGGCGCCGCGGTCCTGGCCGCCGTCTCCGCGGTGGTGGCCGTGGCCCTGCGCCGCCTCCCCCCGGGCACCGGGGAGCCGGCCCCGGGGGAGCGGGCTCAGGAGACCGTGTAG
- a CDS encoding TNT domain-containing protein, with protein sequence MTNGVRPVNFRLAAGAAALALLAGAAPAHAAPSPSSGAPALPADCPVLDPPPTADDLERYLCGDRRLGPAELPDQGPVAELLEDYDRLGGLSPAGFIDRWWGPDGWEYPDHMGFEVVDGEPVTDITVLPEGWMLDRFGSARGTFLAPAGAPYAQRALPPDSLNTWPDGPENNYTCFEVSAELTVLTGPIAPHFEQPGGGEQVLVPAGELPEPVEGEYARVNELLDLGYLESRPVEECAAFTGYTVS encoded by the coding sequence GTGACGAACGGAGTCCGACCGGTGAACTTCCGCCTGGCCGCGGGGGCGGCAGCCCTGGCCCTGCTCGCGGGGGCCGCCCCCGCCCACGCAGCCCCCTCGCCCTCCTCCGGGGCCCCGGCCCTCCCCGCCGACTGCCCGGTGCTCGACCCGCCGCCCACCGCCGATGACCTGGAGAGGTACCTGTGCGGGGACCGCCGCCTAGGGCCGGCCGAGCTGCCCGACCAGGGACCGGTCGCGGAGCTGCTGGAGGACTACGACCGGCTGGGAGGGCTGTCCCCGGCCGGGTTCATCGACCGGTGGTGGGGGCCCGACGGCTGGGAGTACCCGGACCACATGGGCTTCGAGGTGGTGGACGGCGAGCCGGTCACCGACATCACCGTCCTTCCCGAGGGCTGGATGCTGGACCGGTTCGGGTCCGCCCGGGGCACGTTCCTGGCGCCGGCGGGCGCCCCGTACGCGCAGCGGGCGCTGCCGCCGGACTCGCTGAACACCTGGCCGGACGGCCCCGAGAACAACTACACCTGCTTCGAGGTGTCGGCGGAGCTGACCGTGCTGACCGGCCCGATCGCCCCGCACTTCGAGCAGCCGGGCGGCGGCGAGCAGGTGCTGGTCCCGGCCGGGGAGCTGCCCGAGCCGGTCGAGGGCGAGTACGCCCGCGTGAACGAGCTCCTCGACCTGGGCTACCTGGAGAGCCGCCCGGTCGAGGAGTGCGCGGCGTTCACCGGCTACACGGTCTCCTGA
- a CDS encoding UDP-glucose dehydrogenase family protein — MIEADRMRVSVIGTGYLGATTAACLAELGFEVLGLDVDEAKIEMLRSGRVPFFEPGLEDLVVSGLESGRLRFTTSFAEVAEFADLHLICVGTPQKDESGAADLSYVNSAVDRLAPHLSRPAVVVGRSTVPVGTAATLAARLAALAPAGEEAELGWSPEFLREGFGVEDTLRPDRIVLGTDSPRVEKAVRALWHKQIDGGVPFLVTDLQTAELVKVAANAFLATKISFINAMAEVSEVAGADVIQLAQALSYDDRIGGKFLGPGLGFGGGCLPKDIRAFMARADELGVEPALSFLREVDAINQRRRARTIDIARQLIGGGFAGSRVAVLGAAFKPNSDDIRDSPALDVAATIASLGAQVTVYDPAALERARAAHPELNYADSMRGAVTDADVVLLLTEWAEFREADPDELGRLVARKRIVDGRNALDPTFWRASGWTYRALGRQ, encoded by the coding sequence GTGATCGAAGCGGACCGTATGCGCGTCTCCGTCATCGGTACCGGTTACCTGGGCGCCACCACAGCGGCCTGCCTGGCCGAACTGGGGTTCGAGGTGCTGGGCCTGGACGTCGACGAGGCCAAGATCGAGATGCTCCGCTCCGGTCGTGTGCCCTTCTTCGAGCCCGGGCTGGAGGACCTGGTGGTCTCGGGTCTGGAGTCCGGGAGACTGCGCTTCACGACCTCGTTCGCCGAGGTCGCCGAGTTCGCGGACCTGCACCTGATCTGCGTGGGCACACCGCAGAAGGACGAGTCGGGCGCCGCGGACCTGAGCTACGTGAACTCCGCCGTGGACCGGCTGGCGCCGCACCTGAGCCGCCCCGCCGTGGTGGTGGGCCGCTCGACGGTGCCGGTGGGCACGGCCGCGACCCTGGCCGCCCGGCTGGCCGCGCTGGCGCCCGCGGGCGAGGAGGCCGAGCTGGGCTGGAGCCCGGAGTTCCTGCGCGAGGGCTTCGGTGTGGAGGACACCCTGAGGCCCGACCGGATCGTGCTGGGCACCGACTCGCCGCGGGTCGAGAAGGCCGTGCGGGCGCTGTGGCACAAGCAGATCGACGGCGGCGTCCCGTTCCTGGTGACCGACCTCCAGACCGCCGAGCTGGTCAAGGTGGCGGCCAACGCCTTCCTGGCGACCAAGATCTCTTTCATCAACGCGATGGCGGAGGTGTCGGAGGTGGCCGGGGCCGACGTCATCCAGTTGGCGCAGGCGCTGTCCTACGACGACCGCATCGGCGGCAAGTTCCTGGGCCCGGGCCTGGGCTTCGGCGGCGGCTGCCTGCCCAAGGACATCCGCGCGTTCATGGCCCGCGCCGACGAGCTGGGCGTGGAGCCCGCGCTGTCGTTCCTGCGCGAGGTGGACGCCATCAACCAGCGGCGCCGGGCGCGCACCATCGACATCGCCCGCCAGCTCATCGGCGGCGGTTTCGCGGGCAGCCGCGTGGCGGTGCTGGGGGCGGCCTTCAAGCCCAACTCCGACGACATCCGCGACTCGCCCGCCCTGGACGTGGCCGCCACCATCGCCTCGCTGGGCGCGCAGGTGACGGTGTACGACCCGGCGGCGCTGGAGCGGGCCCGCGCGGCGCACCCGGAGCTGAACTACGCCGACTCCATGCGCGGGGCGGTCACCGACGCCGACGTGGTGCTGCTGCTCACCGAGTGGGCGGAGTTCCGCGAGGCCGACCCGGACGAGCTGGGCCGCCTGGTGGCGCGCAAGCGGATCGTGGACGGGCGCAACGCCCTGGACCCGACCTTCTGGCGGGCCTCGGGCTGGACCTACCGGGCGCTGGGCCGCCAGTAG
- a CDS encoding YIP1 family protein has protein sequence MIPAKEGAPVLRHLLGLLVGIALAPLLWIAVSWSAGELPGLLEGGVSVAAVAAAVLLVLVGFACAYLAAARVSPLTAGAAGLPLAALALWPAVHPASLASALSWLNPESFVYPGGPGVSVALPLGALLLFSAALPGRWRSPAEAGPAMMAAPWERVHGPREELPEPPVGDTVPEVPGRRTATEVWEPREGDPARTTTPFSRGEGGWTPLDGESGRRD, from the coding sequence GTGATCCCCGCGAAGGAAGGTGCTCCCGTGCTCCGCCACCTGCTCGGCCTGCTGGTCGGCATCGCCCTGGCCCCCCTGCTGTGGATCGCCGTGTCCTGGTCGGCGGGCGAACTCCCGGGGCTCCTGGAGGGCGGTGTGTCGGTCGCCGCGGTCGCGGCCGCGGTGCTGCTGGTCCTCGTCGGCTTCGCCTGCGCGTACCTGGCCGCGGCCCGGGTCTCGCCGCTCACCGCCGGGGCCGCCGGGCTGCCGCTGGCCGCACTGGCGCTGTGGCCCGCGGTGCACCCGGCGTCGCTCGCGTCGGCGCTGTCCTGGCTCAATCCGGAGAGCTTCGTGTACCCGGGCGGGCCCGGGGTGTCCGTGGCGCTGCCGCTGGGCGCGCTGCTGCTGTTCTCGGCCGCCCTGCCGGGCCGCTGGCGCTCCCCCGCGGAGGCCGGGCCCGCCATGATGGCCGCCCCCTGGGAGCGCGTGCACGGGCCCCGGGAGGAGCTGCCGGAACCGCCGGTCGGCGACACCGTGCCCGAGGTCCCCGGCCGCCGGACCGCGACCGAGGTCTGGGAGCCGCGGGAGGGCGATCCGGCCAGGACGACCACGCCGTTCTCCCGGGGCGAGGGCGGGTGGACACCGCTGGACGGGGAGTCCGGGCGCCGGGATTGA
- a CDS encoding LCP family protein, producing the protein MNDDNGGRNRPGDGEFRRERSRPIPPGDRRSSRSGRITVPSPAVRRRRAGLVVMSVLSVLVLLASGTSWAITGWMSGTLNRFDVFGGLADGDRPEETGGLTFLVIGSDSRETLAEEDRSALSVGSTPGRRSDTMMLVRLNHERDRITVVGIPRDLWVDIPGEGEDKINAAYAYGGPQLAVRTVESVTDVRVDHYVEVDFSGFVGVVDALGGIEVCLPEAIDDPKAHLDMAAGTHRVDGTEALAFARTRATPRGDLDRIDRQQQVLAAMLDQALSSETLSDPGKLTAFLDSALSSVTVDEGLDTSTINELAYQMRDLDMAAVTFAQVPIADMDFWTPRGDVALLWDEPAARDLFADINADRPITGPSDEPSAPEEEAAEPVPADIRVRVFNGTGTPGLGASLDGSLAGAGFQVPDPASDWSSRDVPATQVRHGAGDAAAAEYVAGTIPGAEVVEDTTLDGEIQIVIGFNYTTFNAPEVEAPEPEESPSAGDAPLTTSTARDNICG; encoded by the coding sequence ATGAACGACGACAACGGGGGACGGAATCGACCGGGCGACGGCGAGTTCCGCCGTGAGCGGTCCCGGCCGATCCCGCCCGGCGACCGGCGCTCCTCCCGGTCCGGCCGGATCACCGTGCCCTCCCCCGCCGTCCGCCGCCGCCGCGCGGGCCTGGTCGTGATGTCGGTCCTGTCCGTGCTGGTCCTGCTCGCCTCGGGGACCTCCTGGGCGATCACCGGGTGGATGTCGGGCACCCTCAACCGCTTCGACGTCTTCGGCGGCCTGGCCGACGGGGACCGCCCCGAGGAGACCGGCGGGCTGACGTTCCTGGTCATCGGCTCCGACAGCCGCGAGACCCTGGCCGAGGAGGACCGCAGCGCGCTGAGCGTGGGCTCCACGCCCGGGCGCCGCTCCGACACGATGATGCTGGTCCGGCTCAACCACGAGCGCGACCGGATCACCGTCGTCGGCATCCCCCGCGACCTGTGGGTGGACATCCCCGGCGAGGGCGAGGACAAGATCAACGCCGCCTACGCCTACGGCGGCCCGCAGCTGGCCGTGCGCACCGTGGAATCGGTCACGGACGTGCGCGTCGACCACTACGTGGAGGTCGACTTCTCGGGGTTCGTCGGCGTGGTCGACGCGCTGGGCGGCATCGAGGTGTGCCTGCCCGAGGCGATCGACGACCCCAAGGCCCACCTGGACATGGCGGCGGGCACCCACCGGGTGGACGGCACCGAGGCCCTGGCCTTCGCCCGCACCCGGGCCACCCCGCGCGGCGACCTGGACCGCATCGACCGGCAGCAGCAGGTGCTGGCGGCCATGCTGGACCAGGCGCTGAGCAGCGAGACCCTGTCCGACCCCGGCAAGCTCACCGCGTTCCTGGACAGCGCCCTGTCGTCGGTGACCGTCGACGAGGGGCTGGACACCTCCACCATCAACGAGCTCGCCTACCAGATGCGCGACCTGGACATGGCGGCGGTGACCTTCGCGCAGGTGCCCATCGCCGACATGGACTTCTGGACCCCGCGCGGCGACGTCGCCCTGCTGTGGGACGAGCCCGCCGCCCGCGACCTGTTCGCCGACATCAACGCCGACCGCCCGATCACCGGGCCCTCCGACGAGCCCTCCGCACCGGAGGAGGAAGCGGCGGAGCCCGTCCCGGCCGACATCCGGGTGCGGGTGTTCAACGGCACCGGCACCCCCGGGCTGGGCGCCTCCCTGGACGGCTCCCTGGCCGGCGCCGGGTTCCAGGTGCCCGACCCCGCCTCCGACTGGAGCAGCCGGGACGTGCCCGCCACCCAGGTCCGGCACGGCGCCGGCGACGCCGCGGCCGCCGAGTACGTGGCCGGGACGATCCCGGGCGCCGAGGTGGTGGAGGACACCACCCTGGACGGCGAGATCCAGATCGTGATCGGCTTCAACTACACGACGTTCAACGCTCCGGAGGTCGAGGCCCCCGAGCCGGAGGAGTCCCCCTCGGCCGGGGACGCCCCGCTGACCACCTCGACCGCCCGGGACAACATCTGCGGGTGA
- a CDS encoding TM2 domain-containing protein has product MTHPPVSPKNWLVTVLLSFFLGYLGVHRFYAGKIGTGVLMLVTCGGVGVWALIDFIMVLLGRFQDSDGLPIKNQA; this is encoded by the coding sequence ATGACGCATCCCCCTGTCTCCCCCAAGAACTGGCTCGTCACCGTTCTGCTGTCCTTCTTCCTGGGCTACCTCGGCGTCCACCGCTTCTACGCGGGCAAGATCGGCACGGGCGTCCTGATGCTCGTCACCTGCGGCGGCGTGGGCGTGTGGGCCCTCATCGACTTCATCATGGTGCTGCTCGGCAGGTTCCAGGACTCCGACGGCCTCCCGATCAAGAACCAGGCCTGA
- a CDS encoding glycosyltransferase family 2 protein: MSWPPVSVVMPVLNEERHLAAAVEHVLAQEYPGELEVVLGVGPSEDRTREVADGLAAADPRVKVVDNPTGRTPSGLNAAIGASSHDIVARIDGHAMMPSDYLRVAVETLEETGADNVGGIMAAEGTTPWEKAVAAAMTSKVGVGNARFHTGGEGGPADTVYLGVFRRSALERVGGYDEAFLRAQDWEMNHRIRESGGVVWFQPRMRVSYRPRRNVRLLAKQYFHYGRWRRVVARQHRGTINLRYLAPPVALAGVVLGLLGGLLWWPLWLVPAAYLALVVAASLPLGRGLPAASLPLIPVALATMHMSWGAGFITSPPGLGSDSRTARASRGAQAS; encoded by the coding sequence GTGTCCTGGCCGCCGGTCTCCGTCGTCATGCCCGTCCTCAACGAAGAGCGCCACCTCGCCGCCGCGGTGGAGCACGTCCTCGCCCAGGAGTACCCGGGCGAGCTGGAGGTCGTGCTCGGCGTGGGGCCCTCCGAGGACCGCACCCGCGAGGTCGCCGACGGCCTGGCCGCCGCCGACCCCCGGGTCAAGGTGGTGGACAACCCCACCGGCAGGACCCCCTCGGGCCTGAACGCCGCCATCGGCGCCTCCTCCCACGACATCGTGGCCCGCATCGACGGCCACGCGATGATGCCCTCCGACTACCTCCGCGTGGCCGTGGAGACCCTGGAGGAGACCGGGGCCGACAACGTCGGCGGCATCATGGCCGCCGAGGGCACCACCCCCTGGGAGAAGGCGGTCGCCGCCGCCATGACCTCCAAGGTCGGCGTGGGCAACGCCCGCTTCCACACCGGCGGCGAGGGCGGCCCGGCCGACACGGTCTACCTGGGCGTCTTCCGGCGCTCGGCGCTGGAGCGCGTGGGCGGCTACGACGAGGCCTTCCTGCGCGCCCAGGACTGGGAGATGAACCACCGCATCCGCGAGAGCGGCGGCGTGGTGTGGTTCCAGCCGCGCATGCGCGTCTCCTACCGCCCGCGGCGCAACGTCAGGCTGCTGGCCAAGCAGTACTTCCACTACGGCCGCTGGCGGCGCGTGGTGGCCCGCCAGCACAGGGGCACCATCAACCTGCGCTACCTGGCGCCGCCCGTCGCCCTGGCCGGGGTGGTCCTGGGCCTGCTCGGCGGCCTCCTGTGGTGGCCGCTGTGGCTGGTGCCCGCCGCCTACCTGGCCCTCGTGGTCGCCGCGTCGCTGCCGCTGGGTCGCGGCCTGCCCGCCGCCTCGCTGCCGCTCATCCCGGTCGCCCTGGCCACCATGCACATGTCGTGGGGCGCGGGCTTCATCACCAGCCCACCCGGTCTGGGCTCGGACTCCCGTACCGCACGGGCCTCCCGGGGCGCCCAGGCCTCCTGA